In the genome of Vanessa cardui chromosome 11, ilVanCard2.1, whole genome shotgun sequence, the window GTCGTTGATAGACGATTCGAGATCTTACAATCACAGCTTATTCGTAATCATAATATTGGCGGCGTGTGGTCAGCCTAGCTAGCGCATATTTagtcaatgtatatgtatttatgtacgaTCGTAACTGCCGAGATAGATCGCATGCATGCTCTGACTGGTTTATCGTCTGTTAAATTTACTCCTTTGATGTTTCATTCAAAATTCTAATTACGGTTCTTTTCTGTTTTCAGAACTGCCTACGGAAGaaggtaagaaaaaaaaatctcgttAGAATGATAAAAATACAGCAAAAACTGCATTCGTGATAATGCGGTTTGattataaattcttaaaaaatatttcaatcatgtatataataaaagggAGTTTACAATGACTATCtttcttaagttcatataaaaGTATGtcatggtaattttttttctcattggCTTCATGGTCTGGTAACAACCTAGGCTtgattatgataataatgtaaacaaatataactttgtgatattattatgtcaaatttttgtaccaagatttttttaaaaactcatTTTGCATCGTCTAAATATTTAGATCAAGTTTTACTGTAGGTATACTCTACTCTAATATTGTATACCAAACGTCTCAGTATCTCGACCTGGTTTACGTTCTGCCTTCAATCAATATCTTACAGTCAGTTATCCCacttaaaattacttttcatgTCGAGTATTCATCTAAATAACACATTTATTCATAGGCAAGAGTATATGGCAGTTAGTTCTGGAGCAATTTGATGACCTCTTAGTCAAGATCTTGCTGTTAGCCGCCATTATTTCCTtcgtaagtataaattaaaagcataaatatttttatttgacaaggCACGCGAATAAAAAACACCTTGTTTAATTTCCAGGTATTAGCTTTATTTGAAGAACACGAAGATGCGTTCTCCGCCTTCGTGGAaccttttgttattttactaaTTCTTATCGCTAACGCCGTAGTAGGAGTATGGCAGgtaaagtaaaactaaaattaaattatgattaaatttcaCTGCACTAAGTAGATGATatctaaacttatatttttgacCACAGGAAAGAAATGCAGAATCCGCTATCGAAGCTTTAAAAGAATACGAACCCGAAATGGGTAAAGTAATAAGAGGCGACAAAGCTGGCGTTCAAAAAATTAGGGCTAAAGAGATTGTACCCGGTGACGTCGTTGAGGTGTCTGTCGGTGACAAGATTCCCGCCGATATCCGCCTGATTAAAATTTACTCTACCACCATTCGTATTGACCAGTCTATCCTGACTGGTGAATCTGTGTCTGTAATCAAGCACACTGATGCCATTCCCGACCCTCGCGCTGTAAACCAGGACAAAAAGAACATTTTGTTCTCCGGTACTAACGTAGCCGCCGGCAAAGCTCGCGGTATTGTCATCGGCACTGGTCTCAATACTGCCATTGGTAAAATCCGTACTGAAATGTCTGAGACTGAGGAAATAAAGACACCTTTACAACAAAAACTCGATGAATTCGGTGAGCAGCTATCTAAGGTCATCTCCGTCATCTGTGTTGCCGTATGGGCCATCAACATTGGCCACTTTAACGACCCTGCTCATGGTGGAAGCTGGATTAAGGGAGCCGTATACTACTTCAAAATTGCCGTTGCCTTGGCTGTGGCTGCCATTCCAGAAGGTTTGCCCGCTGTCATTACCACTTGTCTTGCTCTTGGTACCAGGAGAATGGCAAAGAAGAATGCCATTGTCAGGTCTCTCCCATCTGTCGAAACTCTTGGTTGTACTTCCGTCATTTGCTCCGACAAGACCGGTACTTTAACCACCAACCAAATGTCTGTTTCACGCATGTTCATCTTTGAAAAGATTGAAGGTGGCGACAGCAACTTCTTGGAATTCGAAATCACAGGCTCCACATACGAACCTCTTGGTGATGTCTACCTGAAGGGACAAAAAGTAAAGGCTGCAGAATTCGACGCTCTGCACGAATTGGGTACCATTTGCGTTATGTGCAACGACTCCGCCATTGATTTTAACGAATTCAAACAAGCTTTCGAAAAGGTCGGTGAAGCCACTGAGACCGCTCTTATCGTTCTCGCCGAGAAGATGAATCCTTTCAATGTACCAAAGACCGGCCTCGACCGCCGCTCAGCTGCTATTGTTGTCCGCCAGGAAATCGAAACCAAATGGAAGAAAGAGTTCACACTTGAGTTCTCCCGTGACAGGAAATCTATGTCTACTTACTGTGTTCCCCTTAAGCCCTCTCGCCTTGGTACTGGTCCTAAACTGTTCGTTAAGGGTGCCCCCGAAGGTGTGTTGGAACGTTGTAGCCACGCTCGTGTTGGTACTGCTAAAGTACCTCTCAGCTCCACCCTTAAGAACCGCATCCTGGAACTTACCCGCCAATATGGTACCGGCCGTGACACCCTACGTTGCTTGGCCCTGGCTACCGCTGACAACCCAATGAAACCCGACGAAATGGACCTCGGCGACTCCACCAAATTCTTCACCTATGAAGTCAACCTCACTTTCGTTGGTGTTGTTGGTATGTTGGACCCCCCTCGTAAAGAAGTATTCGACTCCATCGTTCGTTGCCGCGCTGCTGGTATTCGTGTCATTGTCATCACTGGTGACAACAAGGCCACCGCTGAAGCTATTTGCAGGTatattcattttacttttatctttATCATTGGAAGTAAAAGTCTGAATGTTCTATATGTGTAATTCACCCTTAAAATTTTAGGCGTATTGGTGTATTCGGAGAAGATGAAGACACAACTGGCAAATCTTACTCTGGACGCGAATTTGACGATCTCCCCGTTGCTGAACAACGCGCTGCCTGCGCTAAGGCTCGTCTCTTCTCCCGTGTGGAGCCCGCCCACAAGTCCAAGATTGTTGAATACTTGCAAAGCATGAACGAAATCTCTGCTATGGTTAGtttgaaaatcattttattataaacgtttcaattaaataagaaatataatcgctCGACGTTTTAGTGATTTTATTGTACAGATATTTTCTAAACATTAATACGTGAAACTTATTAACATGAGATCTTGAACTGTTTATTactcttaaaacaatatattcataACTAGTGTAGCGAATAAGCGTTATTCGATGTTTACAATAGTAGTATTGGGAATGCTTTCCGAAATGTAATGTTTATGTTAGTCAGTCGGCACTGTTTATAAACTGTAACACTTTGAAATATCATGTCTGAATTGAAAGATACAATAACAATAGTGAAATCCTTACGTAAtgcaaaactaaataataaattattcgttGTTATAAATCTTAATTTGAAACGAACGAAATATGTAATTGACAAATATTACGCTTTTAACGCCACAACTGAGAAAGCACATTACTATTTACTTAGTCAAATTTAGCAGCTATACATTTTATTCCACCATTCATattattccaccagcccgcattagaacagcgtggtggtatatgttccatacactctccttaatggaagaggaggccttatctcagcagtgggaaaatgtacaggctgttactttactttttttttactatatattttatagtaccaAACATTGAaactcataaaatttattacagacTGGTGACGGTGTAAACGATGCTCCAGCTTTAAAGAAGGCCGAAATCGGTATCGCTATGGGTTCAGGAACTGCCGTCGCCAAATCTGCCGCTGAGATGGTCTTGGCTGACGACAACTTCTCCTCTATCGTAGCTGCTGTTGAAGAAGGtcggtttataataataaatatcttgctTATTTGTCTTTATTCAACTTTTTCCAATATTActctattcaaattaatataatgtagagttataaacaaaatatacgtTTGCAGGTCGTGCCATCTACAACAACATGAAACAATTCATCCGTTATCTCATCTCCTCAAACATCGGTGAAGTCGTATCCATCTTCTTGACTGCCGCCCTCGGTCTCCCTGAAGCCCTGATCCCCGTACAACTGTTGTGGGTCAACTTGGTAACTGACGGTCTCCCCGCCACCGCCCTCGGTTTCAACCCACCTGACTTGGACATCATGGACAAACCACCCCGCAAAGCTGATGAAGGTCTTATTTCCGGATGGCTGTTCTTCaggtttgtttaaaatttaatatgtagtTCTTCTTCAAAAGCGGGTGATTctcattatatttaagaaaagatTTTCTTAAATCAAAAAATTTTGCTACTTCTTCCGCACAGATACATGGCTATCGGTGGCTACGTCGGTATGGCCACAGTCGGTGCTGCTTCCTGGTGGTTCATGTACTCGCCCTACGGACCAGCAATGAGCTACTGGCAACTCACCCATCACTTGCAATGCCTTGGTGGCGGCGACGATTTCAAGGTACTCTTTTGTCCCAGACatacaatttaattcatatataatcagacaaaagttttaaataataatttaatttcagggTATCGACTGCAAGATCTTCACTGACCCCCACCCAATGACGATGGCTCTCTCTGTACTCGTAACCATTGAGATGTTGAACGCTATGAACAGTTTATCTGAGAACCAGTCTCTCGTCTCCATGCCACCCTGGTCCAACATGTGGCTCGTCGGCTCCATGGCACTCTCTTTCACCCTCCACTTCGTCATTCTATACGTAGAGGTCCTCTCGGTAAGTTCACTTTTATGAATCATTTGGTCCTGCAATGGTAGCAAGGTATACGTcttaggggttgtccattaatcacgtgaggcttgaaaggggtgaaggggtttgataaaaatcacgaaaataacacaaggaggagggggggtgtagtaagatatctcgtgtatttattttttgtctaatacgcgatttttaaacaaatatggtccttaatttcagaataaaataagattatagtacctattatacctgtatttaaattaagataatattcagaaaattttaagattcgttgtaggtactaaaaatacacgtgatgttgagaagggggagggggggtggtcttaaacctcactacgtatcaccaatgggggaaggggggttaaaaaatgctaaaaaaagatcacgtgattaatggacaaccccttatGTGTGCGTGTTCGGTGTGTCCGCAGGCCGTGTTCCAAGTGACGCCTCTGTCGGTGGACGAGTGGGTAACGGTGATGAAGTTCTCGATACCCGTCGTACTCCTCGACGAGGTGCTGAAGTTCGTCGCGCGCAAGATCTCCGACGGTGAGAGGAACTCCCTGGTTGACTGGCTCAACGGCATGCAATGGATTGTGCTCATGTGGGCCGTCTTCTTTGGCATCATCATCTACGGACCCCTATAAGTCGGCCCGCCCTCGCGTATCGTGCCACCCCGTTTGATTCACACCTAATACCCTCCCATCGAACTCCGCGCTACCCACCCTCTAGCCTCGACGGCTGCAGTAGTGTCAGTAGCAGTCCCCCTGGAGAGTGGGTAGCGCGGTCGCCCTGTGGAACCCTACGGACTATGAGCTCGAGCTCACCACAGCCTAACCGTGTGTGCTAACCCGAGCCCGGCGAGCGGGACTCCGGCGGCGGCTCGCGGGAGGCGCTCGTGTGTTTGCATTTGCATGTGCGAGACAATAATTCATTCTACAATAGTAACCCTCGGAGTCTCGAACTGGTACACGTttcgttttatatacatacgagAATTGTGCGAAAGTTGTTTACGAGTCAGTGGCTGTGACGACTCCAACCGAAATTTTGAAACACCAAATTTTTATGGTTTTATGAGAATTTACTAAGTTGTAAGTGAGTAGTATATTTGGATTCAGtggtaaattttgtataaattagttGTTTGGAACGAACTCCGTCGATAAGTTGAGAGTATACTCGCACATTGCTCACTACCTCGTCCACGGACGGCAGAcatattgtatgaaaattaCATTATCTAGTAATGTGCATTGTTAGCttagattaatttattgtaagtgTATTGTTAGGACGTCGTTATTTCGACAACTGTTCTCGTCAAAAGGGAACTTTCCACTTTCCTCTTACCCATGGTTGCTTTACCCTACTCTGACGCATTTCAAATATACTTTAGGCTCCACTCGTTTGCAGTTAGCGTTATGCTACtgtttcattagttttttttgcaactgctaataatatattaacaaatttatgaATGTGTCTTCAtgcgttaaataaaatattggaaacTTCATTAGTTGATACTGTGATCTTGTCGACTGATGCCCCACTATGAACTCTATTGCATTCgatgttttcaaaataattaataaggtagttttgaaaataataataaagcaatatagtcaaaatattaacgaatagttagttaatagtaaatattacttGATTGGTTTTGGTgataaattttagattaaattaagGATTTTATGGCCATTTCGTGTGATTTGGTTTTTGTTCAACTTCTCAACATTGAAACATAATATAAGTTACAAAAATGTGAAGTCtgtcaatgttttatattttataagatttagtTTCTGGACATTCGTAAGTTTGTAAGAAATgaaattgtgaaataaaaatccTGCATGAGTGCAtcgcatgatttttttttaataatactgttttgttttgaCTTTGAAATGACATTTCGATTGTTGTTAATGTATTTTCAGGTATCTGAGGAAACTCTTAAATAAGttacgttatttaaataaacgaggCAATTTGTTACCAACTACATATATTCAACACTGCACAATTGAGGGCATGCTCAAAAATTTGTTGTGAATCCCAAACCTTtccgattattatttataaaaatataactatgtaCTAAAATGTTGcagataactaaaatatacacattttaaattaattaaaacaatggaATTATTATTCTTCCTACATTGTGTTTTAGAGCCCTCTTCAACCCCCACCCCTCGacctattaaattttcaatcatAACTGTCCAAAATTGCACTCG includes:
- the LOC124533518 gene encoding calcium-transporting ATPase sarcoplasmic/endoplasmic reticulum type isoform X1 gives rise to the protein MDDAHSKSVDEVLGYFGTDPDKGLTPDQIKRNQEKYGPNELPTEEGKSIWQLVLEQFDDLLVKILLLAAIISFVLALFEEHEDAFSAFVEPFVILLILIANAVVGVWQERNAESAIEALKEYEPEMGKVIRGDKAGVQKIRAKEIVPGDVVEVSVGDKIPADIRLIKIYSTTIRIDQSILTGESVSVIKHTDAIPDPRAVNQDKKNILFSGTNVAAGKARGIVIGTGLNTAIGKIRTEMSETEEIKTPLQQKLDEFGEQLSKVISVICVAVWAINIGHFNDPAHGGSWIKGAVYYFKIAVALAVAAIPEGLPAVITTCLALGTRRMAKKNAIVRSLPSVETLGCTSVICSDKTGTLTTNQMSVSRMFIFEKIEGGDSNFLEFEITGSTYEPLGDVYLKGQKVKAAEFDALHELGTICVMCNDSAIDFNEFKQAFEKVGEATETALIVLAEKMNPFNVPKTGLDRRSAAIVVRQEIETKWKKEFTLEFSRDRKSMSTYCVPLKPSRLGTGPKLFVKGAPEGVLERCSHARVGTAKVPLSSTLKNRILELTRQYGTGRDTLRCLALATADNPMKPDEMDLGDSTKFFTYEVNLTFVGVVGMLDPPRKEVFDSIVRCRAAGIRVIVITGDNKATAEAICRRIGVFGEDEDTTGKSYSGREFDDLPVAEQRAACAKARLFSRVEPAHKSKIVEYLQSMNEISAMTGDGVNDAPALKKAEIGIAMGSGTAVAKSAAEMVLADDNFSSIVAAVEEGRAIYNNMKQFIRYLISSNIGEVVSIFLTAALGLPEALIPVQLLWVNLVTDGLPATALGFNPPDLDIMDKPPRKADEGLISGWLFFRYMAIGGYVGMATVGAASWWFMYSPYGPAMSYWQLTHHLQCLGGGDDFKGIDCKIFTDPHPMTMALSVLVTIEMLNAMNSLSENQSLVSMPPWSNMWLVGSMALSFTLHFVILYVEVLSAVFQVTPLSVDEWVTVMKFSIPVVLLDEVLKFVARKISDGERNSLVDWLNGMQWIVLMWAVFFGIIIYGPL
- the LOC124533518 gene encoding calcium-transporting ATPase sarcoplasmic/endoplasmic reticulum type isoform X2, with protein sequence MDDAHSKSVDEVLGYFGTDPDKGLTPDQIKRNQEKYGPNELPTEEGKSIWQLVLEQFDDLLVKILLLAAIISFVLALFEEHEDAFSAFVEPFVILLILIANAVVGVWQERNAESAIEALKEYEPEMGKVIRGDKAGVQKIRAKEIVPGDVVEVSVGDKIPADIRLIKIYSTTIRIDQSILTGESVSVIKHTDAIPDPRAVNQDKKNILFSGTNVAAGKARGIVIGTGLNTAIGKIRTEMSETEEIKTPLQQKLDEFGEQLSKVISVICVAVWAINIGHFNDPAHGGSWIKGAVYYFKIAVALAVAAIPEGLPAVITTCLALGTRRMAKKNAIVRSLPSVETLGCTSVICSDKTGTLTTNQMSVSRMFIFEKIEGGDSNFLEFEITGSTYEPLGDVYLKGQKVKAAEFDALHELGTICVMCNDSAIDFNEFKQAFEKVGEATETALIVLAEKMNPFNVPKTGLDRRSAAIVVRQEIETKWKKEFTLEFSRDRKSMSTYCVPLKPSRLGTGPKLFVKGAPEGVLERCSHARVGTAKVPLSSTLKNRILELTRQYGTGRDTLRCLALATADNPMKPDEMDLGDSTKFFTYEVNLTFVGVVGMLDPPRKEVFDSIVRCRAAGIRVIVITGDNKATAEAICRRIGVFGEDEDTTGKSYSGREFDDLPVAEQRAACAKARLFSRVEPAHKSKIVEYLQSMNEISAMTGDGVNDAPALKKAEIGIAMGSGTAVAKSAAEMVLADDNFSSIVAAVEEGRAIYNNMKQFIRYLISSNIGEVVSIFLTAALGLPEALIPVQLLWVNLVTDGLPATALGFNPPDLDIMDKPPRKADEGLISGWLFFRYMAIGGYVGMATVGAASWWFMYSPYGPAMSYWQLTHHLQCLGGGDDFKGIDCKIFTDPHPMTMALSVLVTIEMLNAMNSLSENQSLVSMPPWSNMWLVGSMALSFTLHFVILYVEVLSAVFQVTPLSVDEWVTVMKFSIPVVLLDEVLKFVARKISDANEVVIDKW